From Streptomyces sp. SCSIO 75703:
TGGAACGCCCAACTGCCCAACTGGAAGGCGGCCACCAGGGCGAGCGCCAGCACCATGGCGCGCGGCAGCCAGCGGGGCATGCCGGAACTCGTGCCCGAGAGGCCGCCCGGAGGCGGGGCGGGCGGCGTCGGGCCGGGCGGGGATGCGTGCCGGGCGTCCTGCCCGCTCTGGTCATTCGGTGCCACGGGACCAAGTCTCACCCACGTGGCGGAGGGCCAGGACCCGTCCGGGCCTCCTCGGGTGCGGTCAGCGCCGTTCCGGGGGGACGTCCATCACCGTGCAGACGACCCGCCACACCTCTTTCGCGTCCCAGCCGGCGTCCAGGGCCTCGTGCACGGTACGCCCTCCCAGCTCGTTCATGACATGGTCGCGCGCGAAGGTGTCGGCGTATCCCGGACCGAAGTGATCCGTCATCCGCTGCCAGAAGACCGTCAACCGCATGCGTCCAGTATCGCGCCCCGTGCGAGTGGGCCCGCGGCCGGGACCGGGTGCCGAGACCGCTTTGCGCCCTACGGTCTGTCGCATGGCAGCTACGGATGCTTCCCCCCTCCCCCCGGCCTCCCCGGCACGCTCCCCGCTCACGCGCGCGGAGCACTTCGTCTGGCTCACCGCGCGGGTGCTGGAGCAGCGCCTGTTCGCCCACCACTTCCGCGGCCAGGGCGCCGACCCGGTGGAGACCGCCCTGGACGCCTACCGCAACGAGGACGGCGGGTACGGCCACGCGCTGGAGCCCGGTCTGCGCGGTCCGGCGAGCCGGCCTCGGCACGCCGCGCGGGCCCTCGCCGTGCTGGACGCCATCGGGCGGTGCGGCGGCCAGCGGGTCGAGCGCGTGTGCCGCTACCTCACCTCCGTCTCCACCGCCGACGGGGCGCTGCCGGCGGGCGAGCACACGGGGCGCGTCGCGCCCGGCTCGCTCGGCGACCTGCTCGCCACCGCGCCGGTCGTCGGGCTGCTGCACCGCAACGAGGTGTGGCACGCCTGGCTGTTCCGTGCCACCGACTTCTGCTGGGACGCTGTCGAGTCGACGGAGGCCACGCACCCCCGCGAGGTGGAGGCCGCGCTGGCCTTCCTGGACTCCGTGCCCGACCGCCCGCGCGCGCGTGCCGCCGCGGACCGGCTGGGCCGCCTGGTGCGGGTACGGCGGCTCGCCGTGCTGGAGCCGGACGCCCGGCACGCCCGCCGGGCCCTGCCGGGCCGGGTCCCGGGCGGGCGCCGCTTCCCGCACGACTACGCGCGCACGCCGGGTTCCCTGGCCCGCGCGTGGTTCACGGACACCGAGATGGCCCGCTCCCTGGACGTCCTCGTGGCGGCACAGCAGGAGGACGGCGGCTGGCCCGTCACCGACCCCCTGGGGAGCGCCTCGGCCGACCGGGAGGCCCGCCCGGGGGCGACGCTCGACGCGCTGCTCACCCTGCGGTCCCACGGCCGCCTCCCCGGCTGAGCGACGACCGCCTCAGCCGCCCAGGGCCCGCACCCCGGCGGTCACCACCACGGCCGCCGCGACGACGACCAGGAACGGGGCGCGCAGCACCAGGGCCACCGCGGCGGCGGCCACTCCGGCGGCCCGCGCGTCCAGGACGAGGGCGTGCCCGTCGGCGAAGGTCTGCTGGGCGGTGAGCGCGGCGAGCAGGGCGACGGGCAGCAGGGCGGCCAGTCGTTTGACCAGGGGGCGTTCCAGCGCGCCCGCCGGGACGAGCAGTCCGAGCAGCTTGACGGCGTAGCAGCCGACGGCGGTGACACCGATGGCGATCCAGATGTTCACCGCGGCTCCTCCCCCGGCGTGCCGGCGGAGCCACCGGAGCGGCGGCCCCGCGCCCACAGGACGGCCGGCGCGGCGAGCGCGGCCACCAGGACGGGCACCCCGGCGGGCAGGACGGGCAGCAGTCCGAGCCCGAGCACGACGGCCAGGGCGGCGGTCGCGCGCTCGGTCGTGGTCTTCAGCATCGGTGCGAGCAGCGCGAGGAAGACCGCGGGACCGGCCGCGTCCAGTCCCCAGGCGTCGGTGTCGCCGAGCGCCTCCGCGCCCAGCGCGCCGAGCAGCGTGGTCAGGTTCCACAGCACGTACAGCGTGACCCCGGTGACGGCGAACCCGATCCGGACGCCGCGCCGGGTGGGCTGGGCGAGGGCCACGGCGGTCGTCTCGTCGATGACCCACTGGGCGGCGAACGGCCGCACCACGCGCGGCAGGGCCAGCAACTGCGACAGCCGCAGCCCGTAGAAGGCGTTGCGTACGCCCAGGAAGAAGGCGCCCGCCGCGGCCGTGAGCGGGTTCCCGCCGGCCGCGAGCGCGCCGACGAGCGCGAACTGGGAGGCCCCGGTGAACACCAGGAGGCTGAGCGCGCAGGTCTGCAGGAGCGTCAGTCCGCTGCCCGCCGAGGTCACCCCGAAGGCGAACCCGGACAGGCCGACGGCGACCCCCACCCCGAGTGCGTCCCGTACGACGGCGGCGTCCGGCTTCGCTCCGGCGTCCGTGTCCGGGACGGCTGTCTGTTCTCTCACGCCCGAGACGGTAGGAGAAGACCCCGGCCCGTGTCTTGTACGTTCTTGCGCTCCCGCTGGTAGGCGCCCGGAGGCACGCCCACGATCCGGGTGAAGTGGCGGTTCAGGTGGGGCTGGTCGGTGAAGCCGACGGCGGCCGCCGTCTCGGAGGGCGGGGTCCCGGCGTCCAGCAGGCGCCGCGCCCGGCGCACCCGGGCGTCGGTCAGCCAGGTGTGGGGCGGCATGCCGTAGGCGTCCCGGAAGGCGCGCAGCAGGGCGAAGGGGCTGCTGCCGAGTTCTCCGGCGAGTTCCTCCAGGCTGGGCGGTCCGGCCAGCCGCTCCTCCAGCAGGGCACGCGCGCGTGCGGCCGTGCGGGCGCCCGCGCTGCGCACGTCCCGCCGGGGCAGCGGCCCGCCGTTCAGGCGCAGCAGCCGGGTCACCGCGACCCTGAGCAGGGTGTCGGCGGCCAGGGCGTTGCCCTCGTCGGTGGCGCGCAGCACCTTGTGCACGAGTTCGACGGTGTGGGGGTCGTCGAGGACGGGCCGGACGAAGCCGGGGGTGCCGCGCAGCGTGGTGGTCTCGGCGGCGATGGCGGCGACCACGTCGGGCGAGGGGTACACGGCGCCGTAACGCCATCCCTCGGGCACGCCGGCGCGGCCGGTGTGCGGGGTGTCGGGGTTGACGAGGGCGAGCGTGCCGGCGGCGGCGTACTGGTCGCCGCCGCCGTGGTGGAAGATCTCGACGCCGGCGGCGATGGCGGCGATGACGAAGTGCTCGTGGGTGTGCCGGACGAAGCTCTTGCGTACGTACCGGGCACGGAGCAGGTCGACACCGGGCAGTTCCTCGTACCGCCAGTGCCGTGCCCGCTCGTCCGTTCCCGCCATGCCGTCATTCTCCGCCACGGGGCGCGGGGGCCGCCGGGCCGTCCACGGGTGCCACGGCGGACCACAGGTCCGGGTCCACGGGGGCCGCGGCGGGGGCCTCCAGGTCGCTCCACGGAGGCCGCGGCAGGGACCACCAGGTCGGTCCACGGGGGCCGCCGGGCGCCGGCCGCGGGGCGCCGGGCCGTCCGCGAGCCGCCCCGGCGCCGGGGCCGCGCCGCCGCGTCCGGCGTCGCCGCACCCTCCTCTCGCCCCCGTCATCCGCGTTCGTCCCGCTCAGGACGACTGTCGGTGGCCGGGTGCAGGATGGAGCCATGGTCAGCTCCGCACCCCGAGCCCTGGACGGCTTCTCCCCCGCGACCCGCGGCTGGTTCACGGGGGCCTTCTCCGCGCCCACCGCCGCCCAGGCGGGCGCGTGGCGGGCCATCGGCCGGGGCTCGGACGTGCTGGTGGTCGCCCCCACCGGCTCGGGGAAGACGCTGGCCGCCTTCCTCGCCGCGCTGGACCGGCTGGCGTCGGTGCCGCCGCCCGCCGACTCCAAGAAGCGCTGCCGCGTGCTGTACATCTCCCCGCTCAAGGCCCTCGCGGTCGACGTCGAGCGCAATCTGCGCAGTCCGCTGACCGGCATCCGGCAGGAGTCGGTACGGCGCGGCCTTCCCGAGCCGGAGATCAAGGTCGGCATCCGCTCCGGCGACACCCCGGCCGCCGAGCGCCGCGCGCTGTCCACCCGCCCGCCGGACATCCTGATCACCACCCCGGAGTCCCTGTTCCTCATGCTCACCTCGGCCACGCGGGACGCGCTGACCGGTGTGGAGACCGTGATCCTCGACGAGGTGCACGCGGTGGCGGGCACCAAGCGCGGCGCCCACCTCGCGCTCTCCCTGGAGCGCCTCGACGAGCTGCTGCCGAGGCCGGCCCGGCGCATCGGCCTGTCGGCGACGGTCCGCCCGGTGGACGAGGTGGCCCGGTTCCTGTCGCCGCGGCGCAAGGTCGAGATCGTGCAGCCCGACTCGGGCAAGGAGTTCGACCTCTCCGTCGTCGTCCCGGTCGAGGACATGGGAGAGCTGGGCGGCTCCCCGGCGGCCGACGCGGACGCGAACGCCGAGCGGCCGTCGATCTGGCCCCACGTCGAGGAGCGCATCGCCGACCTCGTGCAGGCACACCGCTCCACGATCGTCTTCGCCAACTCCCGGCGCCTCGCCGAGCGCCTGT
This genomic window contains:
- a CDS encoding AraC family transcriptional regulator; the encoded protein is MAGTDERARHWRYEELPGVDLLRARYVRKSFVRHTHEHFVIAAIAAGVEIFHHGGGDQYAAAGTLALVNPDTPHTGRAGVPEGWRYGAVYPSPDVVAAIAAETTTLRGTPGFVRPVLDDPHTVELVHKVLRATDEGNALAADTLLRVAVTRLLRLNGGPLPRRDVRSAGARTAARARALLEERLAGPPSLEELAGELGSSPFALLRAFRDAYGMPPHTWLTDARVRRARRLLDAGTPPSETAAAVGFTDQPHLNRHFTRIVGVPPGAYQRERKNVQDTGRGLLLPSRA
- a CDS encoding AzlC family ABC transporter permease, translating into MREQTAVPDTDAGAKPDAAVVRDALGVGVAVGLSGFAFGVTSAGSGLTLLQTCALSLLVFTGASQFALVGALAAGGNPLTAAAGAFFLGVRNAFYGLRLSQLLALPRVVRPFAAQWVIDETTAVALAQPTRRGVRIGFAVTGVTLYVLWNLTTLLGALGAEALGDTDAWGLDAAGPAVFLALLAPMLKTTTERATAALAVVLGLGLLPVLPAGVPVLVAALAAPAVLWARGRRSGGSAGTPGEEPR
- a CDS encoding AzlD domain-containing protein, which encodes MNIWIAIGVTAVGCYAVKLLGLLVPAGALERPLVKRLAALLPVALLAALTAQQTFADGHALVLDARAAGVAAAAVALVLRAPFLVVVAAAVVVTAGVRALGG
- a CDS encoding DUF3046 domain-containing protein, producing MRLTVFWQRMTDHFGPGYADTFARDHVMNELGGRTVHEALDAGWDAKEVWRVVCTVMDVPPERR